From one Rhizobium lentis genomic stretch:
- a CDS encoding CcdB family protein, whose translation MDVQANLLDDLPSRVMVPLHSVQELGWSISRLNPRFSIEGEVYVMATQRMASIPTTEIGKVVADLSDKRDTIIAALDFLFQGF comes from the coding sequence ATCGACGTTCAAGCCAATCTGCTTGACGATCTGCCTTCGCGAGTCATGGTTCCATTGCATTCAGTGCAGGAACTGGGCTGGTCGATCTCGCGATTGAACCCACGCTTTTCCATTGAGGGCGAAGTCTATGTCATGGCCACTCAGCGCATGGCATCCATCCCGACCACCGAAATAGGAAAAGTCGTCGCCGATCTATCTGATAAACGCGATACCATCATCGCGGCCCTGGACTTTCTCTTCCAGGGCTTCTGA
- a CDS encoding type II toxin-antitoxin system CcdA family antitoxin, with protein MAQRVRKAANLSLDEGLVSQARELQINISRAAEDGIAKAIKAERERLWRIENAEAIRLENENVEKHGLPFAKYRQF; from the coding sequence ATGGCTCAGCGCGTAAGGAAAGCAGCAAACCTCTCTCTGGACGAAGGTCTCGTCTCCCAGGCGCGCGAACTCCAGATCAACATATCGCGGGCGGCGGAGGATGGTATCGCCAAAGCGATAAAGGCGGAGCGCGAGCGGCTGTGGCGTATCGAAAACGCCGAGGCTATCCGGCTGGAAAATGAAAACGTCGAAAAGCACGGTTTGCCGTTTGCCAAGTACCGTCAGTTTTGA